From Domibacillus sp. DTU_2020_1001157_1_SI_ALB_TIR_016, a single genomic window includes:
- a CDS encoding phytoene desaturase family protein, with translation MHTLIIGGGIGGLTAAAILARTGHDVTVLEASSEWGGCAGKFQRQHALFPVGATLGMGFERGGLHERVLRLLGKQVSVRLLDTVMMLHFPNQSIPYYRDRIQYLEAICAQFPHAASQICSFYKELWETAASIRQLMKPLPALPPQTAGEWAYLLSSLRPWHAKLAPFARATLENRLHKHGLGEEGAFVHLLDGQLIDSMQTTSKYVSYLMAATALDIYHEGAYYVEGGLYRVAETLAEAIRENGGALKKNRRIVSMKKNSGWTAVDERGNEYHAKHIVFNGAIQQLPSLVSGLSGRHRKLAGRRTWVTHTLYLLLDEALIPDSFPLFGQISSDSMSEGSHLFMSLSAKDDRLRAPEGKRTMTVSTHSSPDHWQTKQDYDAYKEKLTEKMLSMIESVYPNFHKMIVHMEAGAPKAWERYTKRPNGYVGGFPQTTEHALFGSLSHRSGLPNLWLCGDSIFPGGGTIGATASGIHCARSIAPGLFEI, from the coding sequence GTGCATACACTTATTATCGGCGGCGGTATCGGCGGATTAACAGCAGCAGCCATTTTAGCCCGAACCGGGCATGATGTAACGGTGCTCGAAGCTTCCTCTGAATGGGGTGGATGCGCCGGAAAATTCCAGCGGCAGCATGCTCTTTTCCCAGTGGGCGCAACACTTGGCATGGGTTTTGAAAGGGGAGGTCTTCACGAGCGGGTGCTGCGCCTGCTTGGCAAACAAGTTTCCGTCCGCCTGCTTGATACGGTCATGATGCTTCATTTCCCGAATCAGTCCATTCCTTATTACCGGGACCGTATACAGTATCTTGAAGCTATTTGTGCCCAATTTCCACATGCGGCCAGCCAAATCTGCTCTTTTTACAAAGAATTATGGGAAACAGCGGCGTCCATCCGCCAGCTCATGAAACCCCTTCCTGCTCTTCCGCCTCAAACAGCCGGCGAATGGGCGTATTTGCTTTCGTCTCTCCGTCCCTGGCATGCAAAGCTTGCGCCATTTGCGCGCGCCACGCTTGAAAACCGGCTGCACAAGCATGGCCTCGGCGAAGAAGGTGCATTTGTTCATTTACTTGACGGCCAGTTAATCGACAGTATGCAGACAACCTCGAAATATGTTTCCTATTTAATGGCAGCGACGGCACTTGATATTTATCATGAAGGCGCGTACTACGTGGAAGGCGGCTTGTACCGTGTCGCTGAAACATTGGCAGAGGCGATTCGTGAAAACGGAGGTGCCCTGAAGAAAAACCGACGGATTGTATCCATGAAAAAAAACAGCGGATGGACCGCTGTTGACGAGCGCGGCAACGAATACCACGCCAAGCATATTGTCTTTAACGGCGCCATCCAGCAGCTGCCCTCCCTCGTAAGCGGTCTTTCGGGCCGGCACCGAAAGCTTGCCGGCAGGCGAACCTGGGTTACGCATACCCTCTATTTACTACTGGACGAGGCGCTGATCCCGGATTCCTTTCCGCTGTTTGGGCAAATTTCCTCGGATTCAATGAGTGAAGGCAGCCACCTGTTTATGTCTCTTTCTGCTAAAGACGACCGCCTGCGGGCACCGGAAGGCAAACGAACGATGACCGTTTCCACTCATTCCTCCCCAGATCATTGGCAGACGAAGCAGGATTATGATGCGTACAAAGAAAAGCTGACCGAGAAAATGCTGTCAATGATCGAATCCGTGTACCCGAATTTCCACAAAATGATCGTCCATATGGAAGCTGGTGCGCCAAAAGCATGGGAACGGTATACGAAGCGGCCAAACGGGTATGTAGGCGGCTTTCCGCAAACCACTGAGCACGCGCTGTTTGGCTCGCTGTCTCACCGCTCCGGTCTGCCGAATCTATGGCTGTGCGGCGATTCGATTTTTCCAGGCGGCGGCACAATCGGCGCCACCGCGAGCGGTATTCATTGCGCTCGCTCCATTGCGCCCGGCTTGTTTGAGATTTAA
- a CDS encoding metallophosphoesterase family protein yields MRYAILGDLHSSVKDTKAVLKQIECCAPDAEIMGLGDLYECNIGKRKAATTRGISMKKAAQMPKKFEPLLTFPSVRGNQEERITLVTGCHDFAHLPEKLTIDGAVLMHGHQWKWTKGWLPVLPKTNPPLVFFGHSHTAGLFRKGKSLPIEYGKPILLKKKRYGINAGAVWQSREWVLYDSTARTVTFMKAL; encoded by the coding sequence ATGAGATATGCGATCCTGGGCGACCTGCACTCAAGCGTAAAGGATACAAAAGCAGTGCTGAAGCAGATTGAATGCTGTGCACCAGATGCAGAAATTATGGGGCTTGGTGATTTGTATGAATGCAACATCGGCAAGCGAAAAGCAGCGACAACAAGAGGTATTTCAATGAAAAAAGCGGCGCAGATGCCGAAAAAGTTTGAACCGCTTCTCACTTTTCCATCTGTGCGGGGAAATCAGGAAGAGCGGATTACGCTTGTGACCGGCTGTCACGATTTTGCTCATTTGCCGGAGAAATTAACGATTGACGGCGCCGTGTTAATGCATGGCCATCAGTGGAAGTGGACAAAAGGCTGGCTGCCCGTCCTGCCCAAAACCAATCCACCGCTCGTTTTTTTCGGGCACAGCCACACAGCCGGACTGTTCAGGAAAGGAAAATCCTTGCCGATCGAATATGGAAAGCCCATCCTTTTAAAGAAAAAGCGGTATGGCATTAACGCCGGCGCCGTCTGGCAGTCGCGTGAATGGGTGCTGTACGATTCGACGGCGCGGACCGTTACCTTTATGAAAGCTTTGTAA
- a CDS encoding amino acid permease, translating into MQHPGSQELQRTMKTRHLFMISLGGVIGTGLFLGSGYTISQAGAGGAILSFLVGGFVMYLTMACLGELAVAMPVSGSFQTYTTKFIGPATGFTLGWIYWLGWAVTVALEFLSAGQLMGRWFPDVPTWIWSAVFAGILFILNALSAKAFGEAEFWFSSIKIMAIVLFIILGGAAMFGLIDMKGGQEAPYFSHYIEDGLLPNGLSALIITMIAVNFSFQGTELIGIAAGESEHPEKTIPRSIKQSVWRTLLFFVLSIFVLAGMIPSDQAGVLESPFVVVFDHIGIPYAADIMNFVILTALLSVGNSGLYAASRMLYALSKEGMATPALAKVNKKGVPMNSLLLTLGIALLSLLSGFFAEETVFVWLLSIAGLGAQVGWIAISASQLAFRRKYLREGGKVEDLKFKAPLYPFLPVLGLLLNCTVLISMAFNAEQRMALYCGIPFILLCYAVYHLKIKKTKQMELEKQEIQLNLNKKMLL; encoded by the coding sequence ATGCAGCACCCTGGCAGCCAGGAGCTTCAGCGCACGATGAAAACACGGCATTTATTTATGATTTCGCTCGGGGGTGTGATTGGAACCGGCCTTTTTCTTGGATCAGGCTATACAATCAGCCAGGCTGGAGCCGGCGGAGCCATTTTATCTTTTTTAGTCGGCGGCTTTGTGATGTATTTAACGATGGCCTGCCTCGGGGAATTGGCGGTGGCTATGCCCGTATCAGGTTCTTTTCAAACGTATACCACTAAATTTATCGGACCGGCAACCGGCTTTACACTCGGATGGATTTACTGGCTCGGATGGGCTGTTACAGTGGCGCTGGAATTTCTATCAGCCGGTCAGCTGATGGGCAGGTGGTTCCCGGATGTGCCCACATGGATATGGTCTGCCGTATTTGCCGGTATACTTTTTATTTTAAACGCCTTGTCTGCAAAAGCGTTCGGAGAAGCAGAATTTTGGTTTTCGAGCATTAAAATTATGGCGATCGTGTTATTCATTATTTTAGGCGGCGCCGCCATGTTTGGCTTGATCGATATGAAAGGCGGTCAGGAGGCACCGTATTTCTCTCATTATATCGAGGACGGCCTGCTGCCGAATGGTCTTTCTGCTCTTATCATTACGATGATTGCGGTGAATTTCTCGTTTCAAGGCACCGAGCTGATCGGGATTGCGGCAGGGGAAAGTGAACATCCGGAAAAAACGATTCCCCGTTCAATTAAGCAGTCTGTCTGGCGTACGCTTCTGTTTTTTGTTTTATCGATTTTTGTTTTGGCCGGCATGATTCCGTCTGATCAGGCGGGCGTGCTTGAAAGCCCATTTGTTGTTGTGTTTGACCACATCGGCATTCCCTATGCAGCTGATATTATGAACTTTGTTATTTTAACTGCTCTGCTGTCCGTTGGAAATTCGGGATTATACGCGGCGTCCCGGATGCTGTACGCTCTTTCAAAAGAAGGAATGGCCACACCGGCACTTGCGAAAGTAAACAAAAAAGGCGTCCCGATGAATTCATTGCTTTTAACGCTCGGGATCGCCCTGCTGTCGCTTTTATCCGGCTTTTTCGCGGAAGAAACCGTGTTTGTATGGCTGCTTTCGATCGCAGGACTCGGGGCGCAGGTCGGCTGGATTGCCATTAGCGCGTCACAGCTTGCTTTCCGGAGAAAATATCTTCGTGAAGGCGGAAAAGTAGAGGATTTAAAATTCAAGGCGCCGCTTTATCCGTTTCTGCCGGTGCTTGGCCTCCTCCTGAACTGTACCGTTTTAATCAGTATGGCGTTTAACGCCGAGCAGCGTATGGCTCTTTATTGCGGCATTCCTTTTATACTGCTGTGTTACGCCGTTTATCATTTAAAAATCAAGAAAACAAAGCAGATGGAGCTGGAAAAACAGGAAATACAGCTGAATTTAAATAAAAAAATGCTGCTTTAA
- a CDS encoding AEC family transporter, with protein sequence MELFMIVLPAFLIFLTGYLGQKWIGFEIRSISMAALYLMSPFLAFRTFYANKLTMDYVYITVFCLVLSLVLIVVVLITGFFMKAGRQKMAAMVLGGVFMNSGNYGAPVVLFAFGAVGFEYAVIIMVFQSFLMNTIGLFAASLGGEEETTLKQSLQRVVRMPVLYGAFLGVLLQLLHVSIPPSFMDAISLVADASIPTVMIVLGMQLAVIATKRVEYKYVNAVSVIRMVVSPLLAAAIVSFIPANDLLKDVMILLAAMPAAANTTMFAIQFGTEPDLVSFTTLITTLLSILTIPIILFFLGG encoded by the coding sequence TTGGAATTATTTATGATTGTACTGCCAGCATTCCTGATTTTTTTAACTGGATATCTGGGACAAAAATGGATCGGATTTGAAATCCGCTCAATTTCAATGGCTGCACTGTATTTAATGTCGCCTTTTCTTGCCTTTCGAACCTTTTATGCCAATAAATTAACGATGGACTACGTGTACATTACGGTTTTCTGCCTCGTTTTATCGCTTGTCCTCATTGTCGTTGTACTCATTACCGGCTTTTTTATGAAAGCCGGCCGCCAAAAAATGGCGGCGATGGTATTGGGCGGTGTTTTTATGAACAGCGGCAATTACGGAGCACCCGTTGTGCTGTTTGCTTTTGGCGCTGTAGGCTTTGAATACGCGGTTATTATTATGGTCTTTCAATCATTTCTAATGAATACAATCGGCTTGTTTGCGGCGTCTCTTGGCGGCGAAGAAGAAACGACCTTAAAGCAGTCGCTTCAGCGGGTGGTGCGGATGCCTGTTTTGTACGGAGCCTTTCTCGGCGTCTTGCTTCAGCTGCTGCATGTTTCGATTCCGCCATCGTTTATGGATGCGATCAGCTTAGTGGCAGATGCTTCGATTCCAACCGTGATGATTGTGCTGGGCATGCAGCTGGCAGTGATTGCGACAAAGCGGGTCGAATACAAATACGTAAACGCGGTCTCTGTGATCCGTATGGTTGTATCACCGCTTCTCGCTGCCGCCATCGTCTCTTTTATACCGGCCAACGATTTATTAAAGGACGTGATGATTCTTCTGGCAGCCATGCCGGCTGCGGCGAATACGACCATGTTTGCGATTCAATTCGGCACAGAACCCGACCTCGTTTCCTTTACAACATTGATCACAACGCTGTTGAGCATTCTCACTATTCCGATCATCCTGTTTTTTCTTGGCGGTTAA
- a CDS encoding acetate uptake transporter translates to MNETKQVKIVTADPSAIGLFGLAIVTLVASSQKLGWTDGLSLVIPWAIFLGGIAQFYASILDTKHNNTFGASAFAAYGLFWMGVSLSWLMNLGVFGQVLQENADMHQLGFAFIGYLIFTVFMTIGALETNKVLFIIFFLIDFLFIGLSLSSFGIMEHASHQLAAYSELLISLFSFYGAGAAVLNTHFGREFLPVGKPFGIIKKG, encoded by the coding sequence ATGAACGAAACAAAACAAGTAAAAATTGTAACAGCTGATCCGTCAGCAATCGGCTTGTTCGGATTGGCCATTGTCACCCTTGTCGCTTCATCCCAAAAACTGGGCTGGACAGATGGATTGTCTCTAGTGATTCCGTGGGCCATTTTTCTAGGCGGTATTGCGCAGTTTTACGCATCTATTTTAGACACAAAACACAATAACACATTTGGTGCCTCTGCTTTTGCAGCATACGGCCTGTTTTGGATGGGAGTCAGCTTATCATGGCTGATGAATCTCGGTGTATTTGGCCAGGTCCTGCAGGAAAATGCGGATATGCACCAGCTTGGTTTTGCATTTATCGGTTATCTTATTTTTACGGTCTTTATGACGATTGGCGCACTGGAAACAAATAAAGTGCTGTTTATCATTTTCTTTTTAATTGATTTCTTATTTATTGGGCTGTCCCTTAGCTCATTTGGCATTATGGAGCATGCATCGCATCAGCTCGCTGCCTACTCAGAGCTGCTTATTTCACTGTTCTCGTTCTACGGAGCAGGAGCAGCTGTGCTGAACACGCATTTCGGACGCGAGTTTCTTCCGGTTGGCAAGCCGTTTGGCATCATTAAAAAAGGGTAA
- a CDS encoding threonine/serine exporter family protein, producing MGALNTIGVIRLDALLEKQYDIMDVSLLAGKIMLENGAETYRVEDTMMRIALSYGIEESHSFVTPTGIMFSIETDEPTKTKLIRISKRTTDLYKVSAVNAISRRISAGELTVSEAYKELKGIQRAPMFFSFLVQIAAAASTSGCFVILLKGSWDNMIPAMLSGALAYFLLLKVADIVPTMFFSEFIAALAGGAAAYVLFRLGLGSDLDRIIVGTLIPLVPGLLITNAVRDLMAGHFLSGLAKGAEALLTALAIGTGIAVVMTFI from the coding sequence ATGGGGGCATTGAACACGATTGGGGTGATTCGGTTGGACGCCTTGCTTGAGAAACAATATGACATCATGGACGTCAGCCTGCTGGCGGGAAAAATTATGCTGGAAAACGGCGCCGAGACGTACCGGGTAGAGGATACAATGATGCGGATTGCCCTGTCATATGGTATTGAAGAATCGCACAGCTTTGTAACGCCGACAGGCATCATGTTTTCGATTGAAACAGACGAACCGACAAAAACAAAATTAATACGGATTTCAAAACGAACGACGGATTTATATAAAGTAAGCGCGGTGAATGCTATTTCCCGGCGGATCAGTGCGGGGGAGCTGACCGTTTCCGAAGCATACAAGGAGTTGAAAGGCATTCAGAGAGCGCCCATGTTTTTTTCTTTTTTGGTACAGATTGCAGCGGCGGCTTCAACGAGCGGCTGTTTTGTGATTTTATTGAAAGGATCATGGGACAATATGATTCCGGCGATGCTGTCTGGAGCACTTGCTTATTTTCTTCTATTAAAAGTAGCCGATATCGTCCCGACGATGTTTTTCTCCGAATTTATTGCGGCTCTTGCCGGCGGCGCGGCTGCGTACGTGTTATTCCGGCTCGGGCTGGGCAGTGATCTTGATCGAATTATTGTCGGTACACTGATTCCGCTTGTTCCCGGCTTGTTAATTACAAATGCGGTCCGTGACTTAATGGCTGGCCACTTTCTTTCCGGACTGGCCAAAGGAGCAGAAGCGCTGTTAACCGCTCTTGCCATTGGAACAGGAATCGCTGTTGTCATGACGTTTATTTAA
- a CDS encoding threonine/serine exporter family protein → MTVLTNMFFSFVAAASFGIMFNVPKSLLFKCGTVGMAGWMVYYFLSEHSIDSLPATIAASFTIALIGHVYARVYKTPVIIFTIAGIIPLVPGGTAYRAMRSFVQNDYNAGINLAAKAFMISGSIALGLILSDVFYQLILRKKAPAEKKQA, encoded by the coding sequence ATGACCGTTTTAACAAATATGTTTTTTAGTTTTGTGGCAGCCGCAAGCTTCGGAATTATGTTTAATGTACCGAAAAGCCTGCTGTTCAAGTGCGGCACCGTCGGTATGGCCGGCTGGATGGTGTATTATTTTTTATCCGAGCACAGCATTGATTCGCTGCCCGCAACGATTGCTGCTTCCTTTACCATCGCATTGATCGGCCATGTATACGCGAGGGTGTACAAAACGCCGGTTATCATTTTTACGATTGCCGGGATTATTCCGCTTGTTCCTGGAGGCACGGCGTATCGGGCGATGCGTTCGTTTGTACAAAACGATTACAATGCCGGCATTAATCTGGCGGCAAAGGCATTTATGATTTCGGGTTCTATTGCACTCGGACTGATCTTATCCGATGTATTTTACCAGCTGATTTTGAGGAAAAAAGCGCCTGCCGAAAAAAAGCAGGCATAG
- a CDS encoding DMT family transporter — MQKIKPYLLLILVMMIWGFNVPLIKILVSTVQPVTITAFRIFTASLVVFIILTRMGKVHWPAIYHWKYILGGGLFNVFFHHLFLGLGAAGTSSVHTGIILGLGPILTAFMSVLFFQRGLSALRVLGFLTGTAGVLVTVLGGGAGLGGFVLGDLFIFFSITAQAFSFILVSRAARDIDPLLLTGYMQLFGSLGLFVTSFLLEPNGLASLQNVHFQTVIVFLVSAVGATAVGHLVYNNTITKIGPAEAAIFLNLNTFFSIVGSAVILGEPIYYYHWLGLLLIVPGVLMGSGALEEMIRRRRRAVR; from the coding sequence TTGCAAAAAATAAAACCATATTTACTGCTCATTTTAGTGATGATGATTTGGGGATTTAACGTGCCGCTTATAAAAATATTAGTCAGCACAGTCCAGCCGGTAACGATCACCGCATTTCGTATTTTCACGGCATCACTTGTTGTATTTATTATTTTGACCAGAATGGGAAAAGTTCATTGGCCCGCTATTTATCATTGGAAGTACATTTTAGGCGGCGGCTTGTTTAACGTTTTTTTTCATCACTTGTTTTTAGGGCTTGGTGCAGCTGGAACAAGCTCTGTTCATACAGGCATTATATTGGGACTGGGCCCGATTTTAACGGCCTTCATGTCCGTTCTTTTTTTTCAGCGGGGATTGTCCGCGTTGCGGGTGCTTGGCTTTTTAACGGGAACAGCCGGTGTGCTGGTGACAGTACTGGGCGGAGGAGCTGGATTAGGAGGATTTGTGCTTGGCGATTTGTTTATTTTCTTCTCGATTACAGCCCAGGCCTTCAGCTTTATTTTAGTGAGCCGCGCTGCGCGTGATATCGATCCGCTTTTATTGACCGGTTATATGCAGCTGTTCGGTTCATTAGGGCTGTTTGTAACAAGCTTTCTTTTAGAGCCGAATGGCCTCGCATCGCTTCAAAACGTCCATTTCCAAACCGTCATTGTGTTCCTTGTCTCTGCAGTCGGGGCGACAGCGGTCGGCCATTTAGTGTACAACAACACGATTACAAAAATCGGCCCGGCCGAAGCGGCGATTTTTTTAAACTTAAATACTTTTTTCTCAATCGTCGGATCTGCGGTAATTCTGGGTGAACCGATTTACTATTATCACTGGCTCGGGCTGCTGCTGATTGTGCCGGGTGTGTTAATGGGATCAGGCGCACTAGAAGAAATGATTCGCAGGCGCAGGCGCGCTGTAAGATAA